DNA from Kitasatospora acidiphila:
GCGCGCCGTCAGAGCACCTCGGACAGCTCACGCAGCAGGCGGGCCTTGGCGCGGGCGCCCACCATCGACTTCACCGGCTGCCCGCCCCGGAACACCATCAGGGTCGGCATCGACAGCACCCCGTAGGCCGCCTGGGTCTGCGGGTTGTGGTCCACGTCCAGTGCCACCACCTTGAGCCGGTGCGCCTCCTCGGATGCCACCGCGGCCAGCACCGGGGCGATCTGCCGGCACGGCGGGCACCAGTCGGCGGTGAAGTCCACCAGCACCGGGAGG
Protein-coding regions in this window:
- the trxA gene encoding thioredoxin, which translates into the protein MADGLTQVTDATFADEVLANDLPVLVDFTADWCPPCRQIAPVLAAVASEEAHRLKVVALDVDHNPQTQAAYGVLSMPTLMVFRGGQPVKSMVGARAKARLLRELSEVL